A segment of the Manis javanica isolate MJ-LG chromosome 17, MJ_LKY, whole genome shotgun sequence genome:
AACTTGATCTCTCATTTTCGCGGTCCCCGACCacagcaaaaaacaaaagtgATGGTATGAACAAAGAAGACAAACCCGCCTGAACTTTGATTTCTAAATATGCAACAATTCTTTCTTCCTCAAAGTCCTCTTTAGAAGCTCGGCCAGCATTTCTTGGAGCACAGACAGACTTaactaaaaaagaacaaaacagaaagtccTCTAGGGCCACATCTGCCTTCATCCACACATAACAAAATGGAATTGAAAGGGAGGCTGGAATCTTTCTCTGAGTTTGCAGAGATGCTTGGGGACAGAGGTCTGGTTGCAGTGGCTCTGCAACTTGTAGCCGGCCCCGAGAGGCGCCCCTTCTAGGAATACGTCTCTTTGGACCGTTCCACCACGTCTTCCCAGGAGCCAGCCGGGAGGACACTTCTAGAAGTAAAATTCTCATCCCCAGACTAGACCCACGCCTTACTTAAACGCTCACTGCAAGAGTGCGAGGCTGCGTTCCTTGCAGCTGTTTAACTTACGTCCAATGAGAATCTAGAGAGAACCTGGACCCACCGCCAAAGCAAAGCCACACGGCCACGCACCCATCACACCGTCACCCGTCTCAGCTCCACGCAGCACCACGGAAACACACCCAGTGCTGTCACGCCGTCTGTCACGCCGTCCTTAGCCATTCGCGCACACACAGGCTTGAGGCTCGGGACACGACACGCTCAGTCCGCGACCGGGGCCTCCTCACCTCGAGCGCCTCCCGGGGACACCCCCACGCTCACTGCCAGTTCGGCGCCGACTCCGGTGACACCGCCGAGACCCCCCACGCGCGCCCGGCGCGACCAGCTCACCGCGCAGAGTCTTATAGCCTTGAGGACACCGGAAAGGGACCCAGAACCCGAGGTTAGTTTGAACCCAGGAGCTTGTGGGTAATAACAACCGGAAAATCCTCTCAGGCTGGGAGCCCGGCCGTCAAACAGCTCTCCTCAGGCAAACTCGCctctccctaaaaaaaaaaaaaaaaaaaaaaactgtgccCGGAGacttctgggaaatgtagtccacAGCCGGGGACGCCTCGGAAGCTGGGAATCGGGACCTTCTGAAAGCTCGCAGCGCGCAACGTGACTCCGCTGTCAAAAGCGCGAATTCCGGGACCCATCCGCAGCGCTGCACTTTGCGGTGGGAGTAGCTCCCGGCTTGGAAGACCCTAGCGACTCCGTGTCTTCGGCATGGCTGTGGGAGAATTAAGTTTtttagcaaaagctgaggaacGCATTGTGGAGTCCAAAATGGGTGGATCTGGTTGGGGATACGTGGTGACTAGTGACTTAGGTCTTAGCGAGCGCGGCGCACTTAACGTCCGTGGGAATAACCCCGAGCGACGCCAGGCGCTCGCCTGGGTCCCAGAGACCGGAGGTCTAGTAGTTGGACAGATGGGTGTGTCTTGCTCCACGTGCGTTTGCGGGTCCGATTCAGTGTCTGGGACCCTTTGTAGAGTTTCTGCCAGTGTGAATTTTGTTTCCTTGGGTTGTAAAGAGGCTCCTGTTAGAAACTATATGACACGCTTGGAAAGCAACAATAACTGGTCGTGAATGGATATTGTGATCATGAGGACTTGTGCAAAGGACTCTGTAGGACTGAGAGACATGAGGAGGTTCTGTAACATTGTATGTTTGTTAATATCAGGACAGAAGATGACTTAATAtttgtgagattttttaaataggcTTTTGTATGTATATCATGGTGATTatgaaagtggatcactgtctagcTAGGACTGAAAAACAGTGCTGTGTTGTCTAACTTGGTGTGTGTTAGCTTGGTTATCTGACTACCAACCACTATATTGTGCCTGAGGAATTGTGACTGTTATAATGGTGAATGACAATACATATACACCGTTCtgttatctataaaatagagtaGTATTATTACATCTTGGAGCGTCAAATTTAAGATGCAGAAAAAGATTTGCAATCTGTCTGCCAAATGATTTAGATATTATATAATGAATCATGATGTTTTGGGGGAAAGAATGCATATCAGCATaacttctaaaaaaaatgaagaaatctaACAACCAGTCATGGACTGGCTGAGGTAGGTTTCCAATCTTCTGTGAAGTTAAAGGGACTTAAGCAGATAACTTGGAGAGCTCTAGACTAAGGAAATAATTTCCCACTTATGAAAGAAGGTAGATTACAGCATAACCCTGAATTAGGGAATCAGATGACCTAGTTTACAGGTCAGGCATGGTAAGGAACCTGTTTGAAACTACATAATTAGTCCATCAATTGTCTTATTTCAAAAAATGATAATTACACTTTGTTGTATTCTAAATATGCAAAACCAGGTTTCCATTCCTAGGCAGGGCCTGATTTCTCTATTGCAGTTGGCAATTTTGAACCTAAATATTTGTAGTTTCTTCTGGCATTTCTGACACTTTTTCTTCTGGTCTGAAATAGTAGATAAAAATTGAATAATTAATGGATGCAGTATTAGTAATGGATGTAGTATTAGGGGAGAagataaaatttccttttctattacAATTTCAGAACAAACCCCTAAatgtttctgtaaaaaaaaattttctttctgtcattttgctcttgtttcccctTCAGAAGTCTCTCTTTTACTTCACCCTAACTGGCTTCATCAGCTAAAATTCCTTAAAACACTTTGTCATCAAACACAATAGCATTGCTTTCACTAATATCATTGCAGGAACAAATCTGGAAATGAAATATGCCCATCAAAAGTAGGATGGACAATGAAGTGCACTACCTAGACAATGAAATAATACACAGCAGTGGAAATTAGTGAATCTAACAACTATGATGAGCAAAGAGTCATAGAAATATGCAGGTCCCATTCATAAAAGTtccaaaagaagcaaaattatgTTTTGTGCATAAGTGGTACCTAATGAAAAACAAGGATATAGTAAAATGCAGGAATTTGGCAACTTCAGGGAGTTGGAAAATTTGCAAGTTATTTCATGTATGCTTAAGCTGGATTGTATTTACACAATTgtatactgttatttttttacatactcatttataaatatttgaaataaaaatttaaaaaaattttttttgatacatGAATTGAAGGCAATGTGTTTATTTGACATGAAGAAGGATGTGAGATATGTACACCAGATTTTTAACATTGTTCAACACAAGGGGACTGTGGGAACTTGTGAAGGCATGTAACTGAGGAAAAACTGATAGGTAACCAATGTAAAAAAAATGCCTGTTAAGtgtaaaatatgtacatttctgttatttacatgtgtatgtgttaaaatattaataaaatactaaaaattattatCATGAAGTAGTAGGCTATCAGGTgttttccctttatatttttatgtccAGCTTGAATTTTttagtctgttttgtctaatagaAGAATGGCCTCCCACGCTttcttttggttaccatttgtGTAGGATATTTTTGTCCATACTGTATTTTCAGTTTATGTGTGTCCTTAAATCTAAAGCaaatctcttgtagacagcatatagttggattttgtttattcattcagtcactctgtcttttgattgggagGTTAGAACATTTACatcaaaataattattgataaggACGGATTTACTAttgtcattttgttgttttctgtttgtggCCTATTTCTCCTTATTTTCCTCTTATAAAACATAACAATCTATATTAAGCTGATAACTTAATTTCAATCACATACACTCAACACTTTTACTTCTCACTCCTCACATATTTTGTTATTGGTGTCACAAATGTCTTTTTATATTGTGCAtccaataacattttaataattacaGGGTTTTTTTAATGCCTCCATCTTTTAACTTCTATACAAAGATTTGAACGTGATTTGTCTATGTATTTACCTTCCCAGTGaactttattctttcatatgtTTTTATGTTGCAATTTAGtatcctttcatttcaacttgaaggACTCCCTCTAGTATTTCTTATAAGGCAGGTCTAGTGGTGgttaattccctcagcttttgtttttcatggaaaataatttttcctttatttttttgaaggATAGTTATTATTCTTGATtggcaaatttttttctttcagcatgttaaatatatcatcccactcccttcttgcctgcaAGGCATCTTTTGAGAGTCTTACAGGTGTTCCCTTGTACATGATGAGTTGCTTTCcttttgctgctttcaaaattctcttaGTCTTTGACTTTTGGTAACTTTATTATGATGTGTCTCAGTGTATATTTCTTTGGACTTATCCTAGTTGAAGTCTATAGGGCTTCTTGAATCTGAtatccatttccttccccagatttgggaagtttttagccattatttctttaagtaagGTTTTTgacccctcctctctcctcttctgggaCTCCCATAATGTATATATTACTCCCCTTTATGTTATGCTATAAGCCCCTTTggttttcttaaactttttttctttttctttctttctttttttttttgttcttctggGTAATTTCTGTCACTATTGATCAAAGtctcattttatttatgcatCACTTTTTTGAGCATGTAGAGCATCTTTACGAtggttattttgaattatttttcaggtaaTTCATATACCTTCATTTCTTCAGGATTAATTTTTGGAGCTTTATTTTGTTCCTGTGTTTGGGCCATGcttgtttcttcatgtgtatcATAACTTTGTGTTAAGATCCACACATTTGAAAAAACAACCACTTTTCCCAATCCTTAAGGACCAGCTTCATAGAGGAGAAAACTCTCACAAATAAACCTGACTAGAGATTCTGGAGGCTTCTGAAACCATTTTCTGGAGGGGTCTGATTTCCTTGGACCTCTATGTGCACATTCTGAATTAGGCTTGCCAGTTTCTTTCATAGGAGTTTGTAATGTCTCACTCCCTCTGGTATATGTTTGTAGTCCTGTGAGTTCTCTGGTTCTCCAGCAGCAGCCACACTCCCCAGCAATGCTCAGAGTCAGGGAAGACAGATACTAGTTCCTTGGACAGCCTTCTGATAAGCCAGAATGCTGGAAACATGCTccacttctctctctcccttgcaAGAGGAAAGCCTCAAGTGAGGCTCCTCTTTATCAAACCAAACTGTACTGGCTGCAGCAAGGTGCTCCCACCCCATCTTCTTTGTTCTCAGCAGTCCCCAGGTATTAAAACTATGCTGATTCTGCAAATGctatgaaagaagccagacagaaaccAGTCCTTCAGGCAGCCCTTTAAAGAGCCAGCACACAGCATGTTCCATTCTCCCTCCCAAGGAGGAAGCCTCAAATTGTACACCTGATCACACTGAGCTGTGTCAGCAACAGCAAACTCCTCCATGATATTTGTTCTCAGTGGtccacaagtaccaaatgatgccAGGTCCATCAGCACTCTGAATGAGATGAGACAGAAACCAGTACCTCAATCAACCCTCCAAAAAGCTAGAATTTTGGATGCATGCTCcactcttctctctcccctctaGGGAGAAGTTATGAGCCAGGGTGTTCTCTCTTAGGTGCTGAGCTTGACAGCTCGAGATAGGGACTGACATTGGTAAAATGAAGTTGCtgttcctcctcttttttttttttttgcagctgttTTATGCTTTGTGCTTTCTGGGATGCTACAACTTCTTACCTGGATTCTGGAGTTCTCAGTAAAAGTGTTTTGGTCAAAATATCGTTGTTAGATGAAATTGGAGGTTTGGGCATGAATCCACGATTtccagtatataaatatatacatataagtatGTGTATAATATGTGTGTGGGAGGGTCTGCATGCGGTATGTATATCTATTTCTCAAATGAACTAGTGACACCATCCCCCACCGTAACAATCAGCAAATCTGGTGCTCAAATCTTAGCTTTTCAGTACTGTTCTCTGCTAATGGAGAAATGGCTCTTTCCAGAGCTAGATCATGGGCAGCGCAAGATGAACCTGGAACATCTCATGTCAGCAAACAAGGAGGTGCTCAGAGtattgggtatattccaagagaAGCCAGCTTGAAGGTTCTCGCACTGAGCACCCCTGGGCGATTTGTCATAATGACAGCAATGGATTATAGTATGCTGAACAAAATAAGAACCCATGAGCCCAtgttaatgtaaataaataagtggTAACACTTTTATTTATAGCCATATTCCAAACTAATAGATgtagaaagaatgagaaatttcCAAAAATCACAATTTGGAAATCATTGTGGTAATAATTGTttcaggcaagaatcatcaatggatACCAAAACACTGGATGCAAGTTTAATGAAGAGTATGATATTTACATAGTCTCAAATTATCTCaccataaaatattcattaattacaaatgaaaaagagTAACGTGGAGAAACCTGGTAAGCAACCACCCTGAGTGATCCAAGATGACATCACATGATACATCGAAATGTATTTACTACCAGATTAAATTTACTTACTACCAAAGGAATTCAATTtaccaaaatttatttattcctgTTTGGTAAACCACCAAATAGGATCCAGTAATTAGAACAGAGCAGCCTACCAAAAGATAAAATGTCTaacctgaatataagcatgagtaagcATCAGACAAATTCAAGCTCAAGGACATTCTCTGAAACAACTCATCTGGAACCTTCAAAAATGAAGTCAAGAAAAGACTGACTCTTCCAGATTGAGGAAGATTGAAAAGACATGACAGCTAAAGGTAGCACTTGCTTCTGGGGAGGATCTTTTTGCCAGAAAGGACATTATTGGAATAGTTTGTGCAACTCGAATGGAGTCTGAATATTAGATGCTACTAATgagctgaaatttatttctgattgTAGCACTACCAGTATGCAAGAAACTGTCCTTGTTGATAGGAAATACATGCTAGCTTATTAGGAAGTGATGGGAGAATTGTTAACAACTAcctgcaatataatgagtcataaggaATACAAGTTTGGtgattcatatgaccaaatatatatttcccaggtatagtTGGTCTgcacccacagttcctgaaaacactgcagagtcttaaaggtgaaatgagtgttttgtcatgttaatgaaagACTTTTGGAccctgggcaggggctggaggttgtatcagccaatggccaataatttagttaATCATAACTGTGCAGTGAAggcctcacaaaaacccctgagaagagttGTCACTCTCTGCTCCCTTCGATCCTGCTTCTCTATCAGAGAGAGCTTCTAAGCTTGGGGAATCAGAATCCCTCCACAGCCAACGAGCCAGGCttcaagctccacaaggatagaagcgcctttatttgggaccttgccctatgtctctcttcatctagctgttaacttgtatcctttatggcatcctttactaaactggtaaacatactgttttccagagtccTGTGAGCCACtttagcaaattaactgaacccaAGGGGAGGTTGTGGGACCCTCCAATCTGTAACCAgtagtcagaagcacaggttaactGGCTGGGCCTTGCAACCAGCacctggagtggggggtggagagcagtcttgtaggacagagcccttaattTAGAGAATCTGGTGCTGCCTCTGGGCAGATaccatcagaactgagttgagttctcggACATctgctggtgttggagaattgcttggtgttctgtgtgggaagaccctctcccacatacttacacacattggaatagggtccaggaacccaaatggagttatactactattactcctgtatataatattgttattgttttccATATGTAGGAAAAAACACACTCTTGCCCTACCCCAAAATGGTTGAACAAAAAGGGTTTTGTGCTGTTTTTGCAATATTTCTGTGCATGTAAAATCACTTTATAATACACATAAAACTTGAATTCATTAAGAATGTTGGGGCATACCTTCAACACTCAACCAAGCCATTTTCAATCCCACCTTAGCCTACAGTTCCTCTTGCACAGAGCTGCACAGCTAGCCAGAGGTGAGAATTCACGACCTAGGTCATTCTTGAGAATTTACAGAGCCCTGTGCATGCACATGGCCTTCTAGATTTCCAGAATATGTTGGAGGCTTTCAAAGGCCCCTGTAGACATCACATTCtccagcttttccttttaagttttttGGCTAGTGTATTTTCCAACTGTTATACATTGCTTTAAGAAGTGTAATGTTAAACAATTGTAGCTGATTGTTTCCAACAAATTTCCCTGGGGAAAAGGCTGTGCATACTAGGTGAGCTATAGTCAGGTCAAATAAAGGCAGCCTTGTGAGTGGGTCTTCCAGGGAAGCAACAGACAGGTCAAATAATGACAGTTCTCTGGGAACAGGCTTTTAAGGAGCTCCAAGCCCACTGTGTCTTCTCCAAGACACAGCCTGTATCCACAGGCTACAAGGCTGGTTTTCACCATACGATTGCGAGATGTTGGTTTTCAAGGCTACTGTGGAGCTTGAGAGGGAAAGGATCAGAATAGGAAAAGTTTAAATGCCACAAAACTCACTATTCTTACCAGTATTCTGctctttttcttgaataaacactCCCCAAATTGCTGAAAGCCTTTAGTTAATTTCTAAAGTTCTGAAAATAATTGATTCTGTCCATTTTGGCCAATGTTCTCATTGCTTTCATGAAGAAAGGATTTTGGAGGTCCTTAATCCACTATTTCCACTGATAGACCTCTAAACACATCTTCAAAGTGTAGGAATTTACACATTATGAAACTGCTTATTAAGATACCACTCCAACTGGTTTACTACAATTTAACTCTGACACTAGCCAACTGGAGTTAGTGTCAGACTCCATAGGTTTAAGATTAtgaccccccccccaaaaaaaaagaacactgacCCCACTTCAAATGCCAGCCACGAGTTCCAGGGGTCCTCAGGCCACCTGCatttctgaccaaccagctattAATCTCAGGAGTTCCCATAACACCTCTCAGACTTGATAACTCAttagaatgactcacagaacttGGGAAAGCATTATACTTATGATTACATCTTTATTGTAAAAGATACAAATCAGGAATGGTCAAATGAAGGGACAACAGGGTAAGGTGTGGAAGAGTCCTTTAGGAATCATCTTTCTCTCcaatattctaaaatttagaaATGGGCTTATTTTAATTCACGTCCCATTAAACAAATGGGCCCTTTCAGTCTGTAAGTGGATATGCTTCAGCTCTGACAAactattttgtataatttatttgatATTATTCTCTTCTccatgtttatatttctttctccttggcatatcttttttgatattttattaaagtatagttgatacacaatattatattgatttcaagtacacacatagtgattcaacagttatatacattattaaatcctcacctcaactacTGTAGTTAATATCTgccatagaaagatgttacagaactattgactacattctctatgctgtactttcatcccttaACTTATATTATGATCGAGGTTTTGTGCCTCTATcccctcacctatttcactcattcAACCCAACTCCTCccgcatggtaaccaccagtcactcctcagtgtctatgagtctatagttttgtttttttgttttgttctagattccacataaaaatgaaatcatatggtatttgtctttctccacgtgccTTATTTCATTTACCAGTATATCTTTGTTCAGATATTCACCTCCAGGAAAAGTTTTGCTGTTTCGTAATGTacttttcctttctagtttctaaAGGTTGCTCCATATTATCTTCCAAGCATTCTACTGAATACTGTATCTCTTCTGTCATGTTCCTCATTCTCAAAAGCTCTTTCTGGTCTTCTATCATTCACTTCAGTAGCATCCTACACCTGCCATATGCACACAGTAGATTTTCATATCTCACCAACACTACTTACAAATTGTAAAATGTTATTCTACTGccttaatattttttgtttcttccatgtTCCTTTTTTCATATCTGTTCATCtttgtctgtttctttaaaaGTAGAATATTTCTTCAAGTGCCTGCTTGTCTTTAGCTGGTCCACATTAAAGGATGAGGCCTTTAATTCAAATTCTAATTGAAAAGCTGATTCAAACCATGTATGTTAGAACAAGAAGACTATGAAGCGGGTCATCCATTAGGGTTATTAATATAGGTCCTGCCATTTCATTAGAGTAATATCAAGTGTCAACATAACTAGCCCTTTTGTCTTGGGTTGTGCAGTTTCTGCAAAGAGGAAAACTCATATTTTTCTGCATTGAAAGGCaatattcaaaagagaaaataacaaatgcatttataaaattaaatcacaatACTAAACTCTCACATTGGAAAATAACCAGGATAAATTTTAGTTAAGTCAACAGACTCACAGTCATTGAATATTGGGTGcttaaaatttgttgaatgaatacggCTGTTTGTAAAAGGACTACATAGAGGTTTTAGTTTTCCCACAACTGACAAAGCAGGTTCTGAATATTTGAGTATCATAACTTACAAGCACAAAGGGGCTGATAGCTGGAAAACAAGCAGCTAGGAATACACTCGTGTTTATCAGGCCCAGGCTTGTGTTGTCAAAGTAAGTCATATAAAGCGATAAGACGGAggagaggaaataaaaggaaacaaatgaactCACCAGAAGCAGAACAATGTGAATTGCAGTGGTTGCCGGGGAGGCTCTGGGACAGAGGCTGGTGTGAATGTATTGGACTTTCTGCTTATGTCTTTGCAGGAAGAACACTATGGAGCCACTGGCCCAAGCCATGGGTGCCAAACACAAAATATCAAGGAAGGTAAACAAGAATGTAGAGAGTAAGGGTGTAAATGAATCTGTCTTTTTTACAGAACACAATCCAAAATTTCTTTCTGTCATGTTTGTAGTGTTGTCTGGCTGAGTCACTTTCATTGGCACAATAATATTTATTAGAAGATGGAGAATccaacagaaggaacagaagggTTGAACAAATTTTGGAGCTTTAGGTTTGAGTTCTGCCCACCGAGAATTACTCGGGCTGATTATGACAGCCTGGAACCCACTCAAGAGGCAGGTGGTGCACAGAGAAACCCCTCGGGCCACTCTGTGAACATAAAAGCAAACCTTACACTCAACTTCTCCCAGGATATATTCCATACAAAAAGCAGCCAGTGTCTGAGGGATTCCCCTAGAGAAAAGAACCAGGAAGTTGGCAAAGGCCAACTGGCTGAAAATTAGATCTGTGGGTCTTTGAGTGTGTTTAGTGAACAAAGTCAATGTATAATGATAGAGGAGTGAGGAATTGCCTAGAAGCCCAACTCCACTCTGGAAGAAGAAGAGAATACCCATTACCAACTCACCAGAAGCCATGCCAATGCCCAGCAGAACTATTTTATTCAAAGGCAGATGATCTAAAGAGAAAGAGAGTATGTGTCTTATTTTCATTAGTATGGCAAATTCAGTATTAACAAATGTCACCTTTATTCCTATTTGCAAAATACAAATATTGATTcaaacttctttgaaaaaattaattattttccttccaaGTTGTATATGATTTGCTAGCATTTTATGCAGGGTATGTGGATGCATATTTATGaatgacatttttccaaacataGGGTACACAATGGCACAAAATGGACAGTTTACGTGCccaatatttctcttcttttttaatgccAACTTATAAACAATttagagtttttatttctctttaaaaatcagaaaatactgtGGTCCTAGCCAGTGTTCTTTTATGATGAATGGTTGATGGAGTTAGGTAATGTCAACTCCATTGACTGGGCAGGCACCCTCTGACTCCTTGTAGTCTTCATGAAATCAGCTTTATCTATTCATGTTAATGGTTTAATCCTGTAGGATTTTGAGTCAACAGTTGCCTTTTATACATAAAAGACTGTCAGAAATAGAAGGACACAGTATGGAGTTTAACAGATTTCTATCTGAAAAGGTTACTCagttcacaaaaataaataaaatagggagaATTTGAATAACATCATCAGCCTGCCTGATGTAATAGATTTGAGGGATTAATTTTCAACTgtgacaaaaacatttaaaaatgaacatatacATCTTGCTAAATTTTTCTGGATAGTAGTAGAAAACATTGgagataaaagaataaattaaacaaacagaaataaaaataactatattgaTTAAAAGTATGAAATTCATAAATGAGTCTGATATTTTGGTAAATTTGGTcaagagagggaaaaatgaagaagggactagcaattaccaaagggggGATGTAGGGCagggcgggtggagagggagggagaaggggattgtggggtatcatgatttgtgcacatggtgtgtgtggggtcacagggaagacaaatagggactctgtggcatcttactacactgatggacagtgactgcaaaggcgtggggggggactcgataataagggtgactgtaataaccacattgtttttcttgtgaaactttcataagagtgtgtatcaatgataccttaataaacaaaagagagggaaaaatgaaTAACTTTATAATTATAAAGGAATATTAAAGTAGATATAAATAGGTTTTAGGCATCATAAGAGAGTATGTTGGGCAGAAACTTAAGAAAAGTTTGTTGAGGGATGCAGAAGGAAAGATAATTTTGAAGTGAGAGTTTTGATATTCTGCATTTGGTTGCTGTCTTATATtgtatttaaaagatatttcttggCCCAATATGCGTAGCACTGGGTTAACACATCCCGGTGACATGACATTGAAGGGGGTTATCCAGGAAGATTAAAAGTTTTGCTGAGTTGAGAACAGATGCAGGACCGCCACCTGTCCCCGGACACTCActcctttctttctccaccaAACCAGGCAGATTATAGAAGAGATCCCCtcacctccccttccccccagcaCACCAAGCTCTGCTTCTCCAATGTTCCAAGAGGAGCCCCTGGCCGGGGTAGTTTTGTAGAGGAGTGCCAGTAAACAGCGCGATCCATAGTGGTTCTGTGGCACCTGGGGCTTCCTTGCCTatctcttcccctctcctctccttacACTCAACAAGGGCACTAGCCAGACCCTTGCTGTGATCTTTCCATAAGAGAGAGATTACCAGTCAGGGATGACAAATACATGCTCACAGACTAAAAGAGTTAAGGGAGGAAGTGACACTTCTCTgataataaaattgtatatacttTTGAGGCTATGGACCATGTTCAcgttctacattttttaaaaataaagtcaccaAGGATGGGAAGGGATGAAGAACTAAAACTGAAACTAACGAATCTGATTGTATTTTAATGATTACCACAACCCCAGTgaagaaggaacaaaagaaaaactatgaaCACAGTATTTGAATATATATCCTGTCTTGGGGGAGGTAGAAGGTGCAGGAGAACTGCAAGCAAGTCCTCAGCT
Coding sequences within it:
- the LOC108401376 gene encoding vomeronasal type-1 receptor 1-like, with the protein product MASGELVMGILFFFQSGVGLLGNSSLLYHYTLTLFTKHTQRPTDLIFSQLAFANFLVLFSRGIPQTLAAFCMEYILGEVECKVCFYVHRVARGVSLCTTCLLSGFQAVIISPSNSRWAELKPKAPKFVQPFCSFCWILHLLINIIVPMKVTQPDNTTNMTERNFGLCSVKKTDSFTPLLSTFLFTFLDILCLAPMAWASGSIVFFLQRHKQKVQYIHTSLCPRASPATTAIHIVLLLVSSFVSFYFLSSVLSLYMTYFDNTSLGLINTSVFLAACFPAISPFVLVSYDTQIFRTCFVSCGKTKTSM